One genomic segment of Pedobacter endophyticus includes these proteins:
- a CDS encoding plasmid transfer protein, with protein MDLLNILTGTAGFFVESTPDSFKETFNFLQGNGVYEEGMMHFLHEMKNTIWTHYDAFIADAQALAAIFMLIFFAIKSYEMISGDKQLEIMPLLRPFGLTMVILWWSIFTRILAYPTDVVEQKTSAMFDGSQSEINDLRLQRAKLMVEVSDQLLKVQAETETAKTEADTWYENAWESVRSSVKEGFSEVWNPIVEMRNRLQVGLQLLATSLLETLAIWILRVCTYIIFIIQIIFSTILIILGPFSVAVSILPAFRDSFSTWIARFISVNLYSGIAYLVMYVASLFQHYALEAEITRYQELVGTGGASLEKLGWFAGNGVLSFGMVIVTFVIGALTMLTVPSISTWIVSTSGVSSAASSMGRGASSMTRVAGQMMGGL; from the coding sequence ATGGACTTATTAAATATTTTGACCGGCACTGCCGGTTTTTTTGTGGAGTCGACGCCCGATTCCTTTAAGGAAACATTCAATTTCCTGCAGGGAAACGGGGTATATGAGGAAGGGATGATGCATTTTTTGCATGAGATGAAAAATACAATCTGGACACACTACGATGCGTTCATCGCAGATGCGCAGGCACTCGCCGCTATTTTCATGCTGATATTTTTTGCCATCAAGAGTTATGAGATGATTTCCGGCGATAAGCAGCTGGAGATCATGCCGCTGCTCCGACCCTTTGGCTTAACTATGGTAATCTTGTGGTGGAGCATATTCACCAGAATTCTTGCCTATCCTACTGATGTGGTCGAACAGAAGACCTCAGCGATGTTCGATGGCAGTCAGTCAGAGATAAACGATCTCAGGCTGCAAAGGGCAAAGCTGATGGTGGAGGTCTCTGATCAATTATTGAAGGTCCAGGCAGAGACCGAGACCGCAAAGACCGAAGCGGATACCTGGTATGAGAATGCCTGGGAATCGGTTAGGTCATCTGTAAAAGAAGGATTTTCTGAAGTTTGGAATCCGATAGTGGAGATGAGAAACCGGTTGCAGGTCGGACTCCAGCTGCTGGCGACCTCGCTCCTGGAAACCCTGGCCATTTGGATCCTGAGAGTTTGCACTTATATCATTTTTATCATTCAGATTATCTTTTCAACAATCCTGATCATTCTGGGGCCATTTTCGGTCGCAGTCTCAATTTTACCGGCATTCAGGGATTCGTTTTCGACATGGATCGCAAGGTTCATCTCAGTCAATCTTTATTCCGGCATCGCCTATCTGGTGATGTATGTTGCCTCACTTTTTCAGCATTATGCCCTGGAAGCAGAGATCACCCGGTATCAGGAACTCGTTGGTACGGGAGGCGCTAGCCTGGAAAAACTTGGCTGGTTTGCAGGGAACGGCGTGCTCTCCTTTGGGATGGTGATTGTAACCTTCGTCATTGGTGCACTCACCATGCTGACCGTGCCAAGCATATCGACCTGGATCGTTTCGACTTCAGGGGTGTCTTCGGCAGCAAGTTCAATGGGCAGGGGCGCATCCAGTATGACCCGCGTTGCCGGACAAATGATGGGGGGACTGTGA
- the traK gene encoding conjugative transposon protein TraK, translated as MIIRNIESKIRLATFISLGSFILCLCVVATVSFFAYGYVRDSRKSIYILDPSGTPVMAKQTDVQLNRAAEYRAHIARFHSLFFSLVPDDKFIEYQMKQAMYMIDESGALQYNNLKEKGFFTSILSSSAVLTMRTDSISLDEKSMYFRFYGTQKIDRRSSTITRSLITEGYLKDLETRSDNNPHAVLITRWKTLENRDILTTEKNAFQ; from the coding sequence ATGATTATCAGAAATATCGAATCAAAAATCCGCCTGGCGACCTTTATTTCTTTGGGAAGCTTCATCCTTTGCCTCTGCGTGGTGGCGACAGTCTCATTTTTTGCCTATGGCTATGTGAGAGATTCCAGAAAGAGCATTTATATCCTTGACCCTTCCGGAACGCCGGTCATGGCAAAGCAAACTGATGTGCAGCTGAACCGGGCTGCTGAGTACCGGGCGCATATTGCAAGGTTCCATTCACTTTTCTTTTCTTTAGTCCCGGACGATAAGTTCATAGAGTACCAGATGAAACAGGCCATGTACATGATCGATGAAAGCGGTGCACTTCAATATAATAATCTCAAGGAGAAAGGTTTTTTTACCTCCATTCTTTCTTCATCTGCAGTATTGACCATGCGTACTGATTCCATTTCTTTAGATGAGAAGAGCATGTACTTCCGTTTTTATGGCACGCAGAAGATTGACAGGCGCAGCTCCACAATCACCAGATCTCTAATCACTGAAGGCTATTTGAAGGATCTGGAGACCCGTTCTGACAACAATCCCCACGCGGTGCTCATCACGCGCTGGAAGACGCTGGAAAACAGGGATATTTTGACTACAGAAAAAAATGCTTTCCAATGA
- the traM gene encoding conjugative transposon protein TraM produces MKKIDFKKPRYALPLICLPFLMVFFYVYKSSYGKDGVKVVGTDSLQTGVAGVSAQVRNQELSGKLDAFRNKFKQADGYTAVGTIDEENMQRAEVSSSYNSKEKRMLDSIDQVLKAKYGVQGSESSKATSHFYSGATYPGDGMLSSARQDKALADALSKIKHGKTDFQEQRSEKLETDPMQLFRQQMALVDSMGKANDPALAEKRERERQSSMAEKEEKSKIVISVRRSISASGAFNTIISSEQQRPISAIIDQDITGFSGSRLRIRLTDDILAGKFLIRKGTYLYATISGFSAQRVTLIIQTVFYNGEILPVNLQVYDNDGLPGIYVPSSAFREFTRDLGASSSQGITIQQMAENNNQMVMGVLSKMFQSATTAVNKLIRSNKVKVKYNTQVYLIDPSELKRKQQTY; encoded by the coding sequence ATGAAAAAAATCGATTTCAAAAAGCCGCGGTATGCGCTGCCATTAATCTGCCTTCCTTTTTTAATGGTTTTCTTTTATGTCTATAAAAGCAGCTATGGCAAAGATGGCGTAAAGGTGGTAGGGACTGATTCGCTGCAGACCGGTGTGGCAGGCGTTTCCGCCCAGGTCAGGAACCAGGAGCTTTCGGGCAAGCTTGATGCCTTTAGAAATAAATTCAAACAGGCCGATGGTTATACCGCAGTCGGTACCATTGATGAAGAGAACATGCAGCGGGCAGAAGTAAGTTCTTCCTACAACTCAAAGGAAAAGCGGATGCTGGATTCCATCGATCAGGTGCTGAAGGCAAAATATGGGGTGCAGGGCTCCGAAAGTTCTAAAGCAACCAGCCATTTTTATTCCGGAGCAACGTATCCCGGTGACGGGATGTTATCCAGCGCCCGGCAGGACAAAGCGTTAGCCGATGCGCTCTCAAAGATAAAACACGGGAAAACAGATTTCCAGGAACAAAGATCCGAAAAGCTGGAGACCGATCCCATGCAACTTTTCCGTCAGCAGATGGCCCTTGTCGATAGTATGGGAAAGGCAAACGATCCTGCACTAGCGGAAAAGCGGGAGCGGGAACGCCAAAGCAGTATGGCTGAAAAGGAAGAGAAGAGTAAAATAGTCATTTCGGTCAGGCGTTCTATTTCAGCATCAGGCGCTTTTAATACAATCATTTCCTCCGAGCAGCAGCGGCCGATATCAGCAATTATTGATCAGGATATTACCGGATTTTCCGGTTCCCGTTTACGCATCAGGTTGACTGATGATATCCTGGCAGGAAAATTCCTAATCCGAAAAGGTACTTATCTCTACGCCACAATCTCAGGCTTTTCGGCTCAGCGGGTAACACTGATTATTCAGACTGTATTTTATAATGGAGAAATCCTGCCGGTAAACCTGCAGGTTTATGACAACGACGGCCTTCCCGGAATTTATGTTCCCTCATCTGCTTTTCGGGAGTTTACCAGGGATTTAGGCGCTTCCAGTTCGCAGGGGATTACCATTCAGCAGATGGCTGAAAATAACAATCAGATGGTGATGGGGGTACTTTCTAAAATGTTCCAGTCCGCCACCACCGCAGTTAATAAACTTATCCGGTCAAATAAAGTAAAGGTAAAGTATAATACCCAGGTTTATCTTATTGATCCCTCTGAGCTAAAAAGAAAACAACAAACCTATTAA
- a CDS encoding DUF4138 domain-containing protein, translated as MKRLLLVAHMLLLNASIWAQQTDAVNLSQVPTVGISGSVSLHFISPEKISYVDLSSAAMIGDLPEKNMLRVKAVPDSISSLLSGSDPGIVTVVGESFIAQYKLVFLKASDSGQISTQVNILSSHMRPLDISGISLTQNDFRINTLRLLNEPNKRPISIQSMFGISITVNQIRALGDFVMLDLGFSNETNLPFDVDELRFKIEDRKINKSTNVQSVEVSPVFQLYPFERFKKSYRNIYVLKKATFPGDKIFNIELSEKQISGRNLRVALRYSDMLEADTF; from the coding sequence ATGAAAAGATTATTATTAGTTGCCCATATGCTTCTGCTAAACGCAAGTATTTGGGCGCAGCAGACTGATGCGGTAAATCTCAGCCAGGTTCCAACAGTGGGAATCTCAGGCTCGGTTTCGCTACATTTTATTTCTCCGGAAAAAATCTCCTACGTTGATCTGTCCAGTGCGGCGATGATTGGCGATCTTCCCGAAAAGAATATGCTCAGGGTCAAGGCCGTTCCGGATTCTATTTCTTCACTGCTGTCCGGGAGTGATCCCGGGATAGTGACAGTTGTCGGGGAAAGTTTTATTGCCCAATATAAGCTCGTTTTTCTCAAAGCTTCGGATTCGGGGCAAATATCAACCCAGGTAAATATTTTGTCCTCACACATGAGACCGTTAGATATTTCCGGAATTAGTCTTACCCAAAACGATTTCAGGATTAATACCTTAAGGTTATTAAACGAGCCGAATAAGAGACCCATAAGCATTCAGTCAATGTTTGGGATTTCAATTACAGTGAACCAGATACGCGCTCTGGGAGATTTTGTTATGCTGGACCTTGGCTTTAGCAATGAAACTAATTTACCATTTGATGTAGATGAACTCAGGTTTAAGATTGAAGACAGGAAAATCAATAAGTCTACCAATGTTCAGTCAGTGGAGGTCAGCCCGGTTTTTCAACTTTATCCTTTTGAAAGGTTCAAAAAATCCTACCGGAATATCTATGTGCTGAAGAAGGCAACTTTTCCCGGTGACAAGATATTCAATATTGAGCTTTCCGAAAAGCAGATTTCAGGTCGAAACCTTCGCGTGGCGCTCAGATACTCGGATATGCTGGAGGCGGATACTTTTTAG
- a CDS encoding type IV secretory system conjugative DNA transfer family protein produces the protein MMEESKEQQSLHHFLQFAIYLAVLLDILMFVYAPKLLVDKVNFHNGLSGLLFRMSRIAIYENPFYSRFFLLLLISLVSIGTLSKKEKDLKPTRAIIYPLTAGLLLMGSSIFFFGEGGGEIYYRTSFYDLGYILSLLAGTVLVHVAMDNVSKIISSSFGKDKWNTEEESFMQAKKPVNGPFSVTIPSLFYYGKKIHSGFINIENIFRGTLLIGTPGSGKSFGIVMPFIRQLIAKQFCICCYDYKFPDLGQIAYYHFLLRKKQGKLSGFDFHVINLTQVERSRRINVLRPDYIVTLADAGETAEALVEALKKGDKSGGSDQFFTQSAVNFLSSCIYFFSQYENGRYSTFPHVLSFLNCSYEQIFSVLFSNPELKSLLSPFATAWQAKAFNQLEGQIGTLKVFISRLATKETFWVFSGDDFNLKISSRDEPSVLVLANDPNTQNINSACYSVVLNRLTRLINSKGNLPSALIIDELPTLFVHRIENLIATARSNKVAVLMGLQELPQFQQQYGKDTATTITSVVGNVLSGSVRNKDTLEWLERLFGKVKQQSESLSIDRTKTSVSLSEKLESLIPAGKIASLKAGELVGMLAADAVEDYTGKYETSAINCRVNLDMDSIAREEKSYVQMPVYYDFGGKKEQVLKENFTRINNEVSQLVKRFRSEGSNVAETPKASLAGGMKR, from the coding sequence ATGATGGAAGAGAGCAAAGAGCAACAAAGTTTGCACCACTTCCTGCAGTTCGCGATTTATCTGGCAGTATTGCTTGACATATTGATGTTCGTTTACGCGCCAAAATTGTTGGTGGATAAAGTCAATTTCCATAATGGCTTGTCAGGGTTACTGTTTCGCATGTCACGGATAGCGATATATGAAAATCCGTTCTATAGCCGCTTTTTCCTTTTGCTGCTTATTTCCCTGGTATCTATTGGAACCTTAAGTAAAAAGGAAAAGGATTTAAAACCTACGAGAGCCATTATTTATCCTCTGACAGCTGGACTTCTATTGATGGGATCCAGCATTTTTTTCTTTGGAGAGGGTGGGGGGGAGATTTATTACCGTACAAGCTTTTATGACTTGGGCTATATCTTAAGCTTGCTGGCAGGAACTGTTCTGGTACACGTCGCGATGGATAACGTTTCCAAGATCATCAGTTCCTCTTTTGGAAAGGATAAATGGAATACCGAAGAAGAGTCGTTTATGCAGGCAAAGAAACCAGTAAATGGACCTTTTTCTGTCACCATTCCATCCCTGTTTTATTATGGAAAGAAAATCCATTCGGGGTTTATCAATATAGAGAATATTTTCAGGGGCACACTGCTGATTGGCACCCCGGGCTCGGGAAAGAGTTTTGGGATTGTGATGCCTTTTATCAGGCAGCTCATCGCCAAGCAGTTCTGCATATGCTGTTACGATTACAAGTTTCCCGATCTCGGCCAGATAGCCTATTATCATTTCCTGCTTAGAAAGAAACAGGGTAAGCTTTCCGGTTTTGATTTTCATGTAATCAATCTCACCCAAGTCGAGCGAAGCAGAAGAATAAATGTTCTCCGGCCAGATTACATAGTCACGCTGGCAGATGCCGGCGAGACCGCGGAGGCGCTGGTGGAGGCACTGAAGAAAGGCGATAAATCAGGGGGCAGCGATCAGTTCTTTACCCAGAGCGCGGTGAACTTTCTTTCTTCATGCATCTACTTCTTTTCGCAGTACGAAAATGGTAGATATTCGACCTTTCCCCACGTGCTCTCGTTTTTAAACTGCAGCTATGAGCAGATCTTCTCGGTACTTTTCTCAAACCCGGAGCTTAAAAGCCTGCTTTCGCCATTTGCAACGGCCTGGCAAGCAAAGGCCTTCAACCAGTTGGAGGGACAGATAGGAACGCTCAAGGTATTTATTTCCAGGCTCGCGACCAAAGAAACCTTTTGGGTTTTTTCCGGTGATGATTTTAATCTGAAAATTTCTTCAAGGGATGAACCGTCAGTTTTAGTGCTGGCCAATGATCCCAATACCCAGAACATCAATTCTGCCTGCTATTCTGTGGTCCTGAACCGGCTCACCCGGCTCATCAATTCAAAGGGCAACCTTCCCTCAGCGCTAATCATTGATGAGCTGCCAACGCTATTTGTGCACAGGATTGAAAACCTCATCGCAACGGCCAGATCAAATAAGGTTGCGGTGTTGATGGGGCTTCAGGAACTGCCGCAGTTTCAGCAGCAATATGGTAAGGATACTGCTACAACAATCACCTCAGTGGTTGGAAATGTGCTTTCCGGCTCGGTAAGAAACAAAGATACCCTGGAGTGGCTCGAGCGGCTTTTTGGAAAAGTTAAACAGCAGTCGGAAAGCCTTTCTATCGACCGGACCAAGACCTCGGTATCGCTTTCTGAAAAACTGGAATCATTGATTCCCGCAGGCAAAATCGCCTCGCTAAAAGCTGGTGAACTCGTTGGGATGCTTGCAGCTGATGCTGTTGAGGACTATACCGGCAAATACGAAACCTCGGCGATCAATTGCAGGGTTAATCTGGACATGGATTCAATCGCAAGAGAAGAAAAGTCCTATGTGCAGATGCCGGTATATTACGATTTTGGAGGCAAAAAGGAGCAGGTCCTAAAAGAGAATTTTACGCGTATCAACAATGAGGTCAGCCAGCTTGTGAAGCGGTTCAGATCTGAGGGAAGTAATGTTGCTGAAACCCCGAAAGCCTCCTTGGCCGGAGGAATGAAAAGGTAA
- a CDS encoding M23 family metallopeptidase: MKRLLNASGFIPLVFVFSVWVLTANAQLSMPLNSMRINSGFGKRIHPVTHRSDFHSGIDLRARNEPVYAFFAGRISEVGYNPFLGKFIRIEKDGLECIYGHLSILLVSKGEQVGSGEVVAVTGSTGRVAGEHLHFSLRQNGKYLNPVLFIRGYYQDSTNKENNMENTVTYSLRQKLELLVMMEEVALNEQEALLYGVDLADREDPEDE; the protein is encoded by the coding sequence ATGAAACGGCTTTTGAACGCTAGCGGTTTCATCCCGTTAGTTTTTGTTTTCTCTGTGTGGGTACTCACGGCCAATGCACAACTCTCGATGCCGCTGAACTCAATGAGGATAAATAGCGGCTTTGGAAAAAGGATTCATCCGGTCACGCATAGGTCGGATTTTCACAGCGGGATTGACCTGCGTGCGAGAAATGAGCCTGTGTATGCATTTTTTGCCGGAAGGATATCCGAGGTAGGATATAACCCTTTCCTGGGAAAATTTATCAGGATTGAAAAAGACGGACTGGAGTGCATCTATGGGCATCTGTCGATTTTGCTGGTCTCCAAGGGCGAGCAGGTTGGATCTGGCGAGGTTGTAGCTGTTACGGGAAGTACCGGGCGGGTAGCCGGGGAGCACCTGCACTTCTCGCTGAGACAAAATGGTAAATATCTAAACCCGGTACTCTTCATCCGTGGCTATTACCAGGACAGTACCAATAAAGAAAATAATATGGAAAACACAGTAACCTATAGCTTGCGGCAAAAACTGGAACTGCTTGTCATGATGGAAGAGGTGGCGCTAAACGAGCAGGAAGCGTTGCTGTATGGCGTTGACCTCGCGGACCGGGAGGATCCGGAAGATGAATAA
- a CDS encoding ArdC family protein, which yields MNKKEVTKPMHVQVAERVIEALKAGTAPWQVPWDAGGMPFELPYNLQSGKRYRGINSISLLMSGREDPRWMTYKQAEESGFQVRKGEKSMMIQFVKTSDERTKRDTTGKILHDELGKPITEKIQLSHAIVRNAYVFNADQIEGMPKLELLKPVGLWEPLERAEKLIASSGAVINHENSGNAFYDPKKDAITIPHKDWFSEGHKYYATLLHELGHWTGHQDRLNRDMGKGFGSESYAREELRAEIASMLLGQELSIGHDPGQHYAYVESWISILENNPFEIFSASMDAERIFGYVLGLEKGKELSTDANELSVLKAPPDKTVNYLTTGDKIRYNGSVYEVLGHLKQGRLKMLESLNGNAFTLSQQDKLYSALSFLKTQMGREQTQSYEYSNPERSDDRATEINR from the coding sequence ATGAATAAGAAGGAGGTCACTAAGCCAATGCACGTTCAGGTTGCTGAAAGAGTTATAGAAGCTCTGAAGGCTGGTACCGCCCCATGGCAGGTTCCATGGGATGCCGGAGGAATGCCTTTTGAGTTGCCCTACAATTTGCAGAGTGGAAAGCGTTATCGGGGTATCAACTCGATTTCGTTATTGATGAGCGGGCGTGAGGATCCAAGATGGATGACCTACAAGCAGGCAGAGGAAAGCGGATTTCAGGTTCGCAAAGGCGAAAAATCAATGATGATTCAGTTCGTAAAAACCTCGGACGAACGCACCAAGCGCGATACAACAGGCAAGATATTACATGATGAACTGGGGAAACCAATCACAGAAAAGATCCAGCTTTCCCACGCCATCGTACGCAATGCCTATGTGTTTAATGCGGATCAGATCGAGGGAATGCCAAAGCTTGAACTTTTAAAGCCCGTTGGGCTATGGGAGCCGCTTGAACGTGCCGAGAAACTGATTGCTTCCTCCGGGGCGGTTATCAATCACGAAAATTCAGGTAATGCATTTTATGATCCCAAGAAAGATGCGATTACCATTCCCCACAAAGACTGGTTTTCCGAGGGACATAAGTACTATGCCACACTCTTACATGAACTTGGCCATTGGACAGGTCATCAGGATAGGTTGAACCGCGACATGGGCAAAGGCTTTGGCAGTGAAAGTTACGCCAGAGAAGAACTTAGGGCCGAGATTGCCTCGATGCTCTTAGGCCAGGAACTCAGCATCGGGCATGATCCGGGGCAGCATTATGCCTATGTGGAAAGCTGGATATCGATTCTGGAAAACAATCCATTTGAGATATTTTCGGCCTCAATGGATGCCGAAAGGATTTTTGGTTACGTACTTGGCCTGGAGAAAGGAAAAGAACTTTCGACGGATGCAAATGAACTGAGCGTTCTAAAGGCCCCGCCGGATAAAACAGTGAATTATTTAACCACCGGCGATAAAATCCGCTACAATGGTTCTGTTTACGAAGTGCTTGGCCATTTGAAGCAGGGGCGCCTGAAAATGCTGGAAAGCCTGAATGGCAATGCGTTCACCCTTTCCCAGCAGGATAAGCTATACAGTGCACTTTCATTTTTAAAAACGCAAATGGGCAGGGAACAGACCCAGAGCTATGAATACTCGAATCCTGAAAGGTCCGATGACCGCGCTACCGAAATAAATAGATAA
- a CDS encoding DUF4099 domain-containing protein: MEKMIIMEALPVAELSRLGLYEDGKHLLSSEDITALIAGRRTSLVNLKNLIGEAFTIESLDVKLSLHQSARWGDEIMLHPIYKEITLAKGMNEEELWPILTGEQTNVVKVFHDAETGADHTLVFEYDGETKEFISYDPLKVMVPFQVNGEKLDEQQRQDFAQGKIVELNDGTKFQYMASLPKGLVSSRSALILAMSDDGKSPSFLIDDLMPLKISSAQEQPFSPAFESAFLEMRKSEAVGSEDSLQIELNDLKNSYHSPLGLGPLR, encoded by the coding sequence ATGGAAAAAATGATTATCATGGAAGCTTTGCCGGTTGCAGAGCTCTCCAGACTTGGACTTTATGAGGACGGCAAGCATTTGCTATCCTCCGAGGATATCACAGCCCTTATCGCGGGCAGGCGTACCTCACTGGTCAACCTGAAGAACCTGATTGGTGAGGCTTTCACTATTGAGAGCCTTGACGTGAAACTTTCCCTTCATCAAAGCGCGCGGTGGGGAGATGAGATCATGCTCCACCCGATCTACAAAGAGATTACTTTGGCCAAAGGAATGAACGAAGAAGAACTTTGGCCGATATTGACAGGTGAGCAAACGAATGTGGTTAAGGTATTTCACGATGCTGAAACAGGAGCAGACCACACCCTTGTATTTGAATATGATGGCGAAACGAAAGAATTTATTTCCTACGACCCGCTGAAGGTAATGGTCCCTTTTCAGGTTAATGGTGAAAAACTTGATGAACAGCAGCGCCAGGATTTTGCGCAGGGTAAAATTGTTGAGCTCAACGACGGAACCAAATTTCAGTATATGGCCTCGCTTCCTAAAGGGCTCGTATCTAGCCGATCAGCCCTGATCCTGGCAATGTCTGATGATGGAAAGTCTCCGAGTTTTCTCATAGATGATCTTATGCCACTGAAAATATCCAGCGCTCAAGAGCAGCCTTTCTCACCGGCATTTGAATCTGCATTTTTGGAAATGAGAAAATCGGAAGCTGTAGGGTCTGAGGACAGCCTGCAGATTGAGCTTAATGATCTCAAAAATAGTTACCATAGCCCCTTGGGCCTGGGACCATTGAGGTAA